In a single window of the Sphingobium cloacae genome:
- the traW gene encoding type-F conjugative transfer system protein TraW produces MLLIGPIPGEARDYGHVGQVFPIIEPDLLATIEARLRRAEGSGELARMNEQFARRVEQRVRRPKPVDGITPARMARSWDYDPTIAIERDIRDQKGNLIAGAGHRINPLDFVEIKQDLVFVDGDDATQLAWATSRYTDLKAKIIFVNGSPIDAMTAKKRRFYFDQEGKLTATFGIEHTPAVVSQNGRTMRVSEIVLKPGKSG; encoded by the coding sequence ATGCTCCTCATCGGCCCTATCCCTGGCGAAGCCAGGGATTATGGCCATGTCGGCCAGGTCTTTCCCATCATCGAGCCGGATCTGCTGGCGACGATCGAGGCGCGGCTGCGGCGGGCGGAGGGCAGCGGCGAGCTTGCCCGCATGAACGAGCAGTTTGCCAGAAGGGTCGAACAGAGAGTTCGCCGGCCCAAGCCTGTCGACGGGATCACTCCGGCGCGCATGGCGCGAAGCTGGGATTATGATCCGACCATCGCGATCGAGCGCGACATTCGGGACCAGAAGGGTAATCTGATTGCGGGTGCCGGTCATCGCATCAATCCGCTCGATTTCGTCGAGATAAAGCAGGACCTCGTCTTCGTCGACGGCGACGATGCGACGCAACTCGCGTGGGCGACCTCGCGCTATACGGATCTCAAGGCCAAGATCATCTTCGTCAACGGTTCGCCGATCGATGCGATGACGGCGAAGAAGCGGCGCTTCTATTTCGACCAGGAAGGCAAGCTCACTGCAACGTTCGGGATCGAGCATACGCCTGCGGTGGTCAGCCAAAACGGCAGGACGATGCGCGTTTCCGAGATCGTGCTGAAGCCAGGGAAGTCCGGCTGA
- the trbC gene encoding type-F conjugative transfer system pilin assembly protein TrbC yields MRLLILGAVGLVAAASMTALLAQTVDGIDVQAIKKRSADLQADAEAFVDQIKDRGDAFREEAVTVRDSGMENMRRVAATDLPKGPAGAVDFDEIVQGAATNAKVGGGEAPQLIAFASLSMPPKALRQLIEDTARAGGVVVFRGFPNNSMKEFSQALGKIVDREDDFANIGIDPRLFRAFDVQAVPTYVAVSSDFDLCAGFSCRTKVPPHDRMIGNVTVEYALSSFAEGNGPGARVAAVGLSNLRRALP; encoded by the coding sequence ATGCGACTTCTCATCTTGGGCGCCGTTGGCCTCGTCGCAGCCGCCAGCATGACCGCTCTCCTGGCCCAGACCGTCGATGGCATCGATGTTCAGGCCATCAAGAAGCGATCGGCGGACCTTCAGGCGGATGCCGAGGCGTTCGTCGATCAGATCAAGGACCGCGGTGACGCGTTTCGGGAAGAGGCGGTTACCGTTCGTGACAGCGGCATGGAAAACATGCGGCGCGTCGCGGCGACGGATCTGCCGAAAGGACCTGCAGGGGCTGTCGACTTCGATGAAATCGTGCAGGGTGCTGCGACGAACGCCAAAGTCGGCGGCGGGGAGGCGCCGCAGCTCATCGCGTTCGCCAGCCTCTCGATGCCCCCCAAGGCGCTTCGCCAGCTTATCGAGGACACGGCGAGGGCAGGGGGCGTCGTCGTTTTCCGCGGCTTTCCGAACAATTCGATGAAGGAGTTCTCGCAGGCTCTGGGCAAGATCGTCGACCGGGAGGACGATTTCGCCAACATCGGCATCGACCCGAGACTGTTCCGCGCCTTCGACGTACAGGCGGTGCCGACCTACGTCGCGGTCTCATCGGATTTCGACCTTTGCGCCGGCTTTTCATGCCGAACCAAGGTCCCGCCTCACGACCGGATGATCGGCAATGTGACCGTCGAATATGCGCTGTCGTCGTTCGCCGAGGGCAACGGTCCGGGCGCGCGCGTGGCGGCGGTGGGTCTCTCCAATCTAAGGAGAGCGTTGCCGTGA
- a CDS encoding type-F conjugative transfer system protein TrbI yields the protein MAEQTELDLPSPAPQPAAAAKRAIFAGFSSVQIVAGLLVIGVLIWGMWVTKALITPKQERIVSARLSSIVGEYVQAQARSTSPPAQVEAEMRKFMASLDKELERRSSGGEIVLVGEAVLTKNVPDITDKLKEAVYASGVARPKQASALELQQLEQQAMLAAQPQQPMTAQPAAPVGYPDPMAPAPMMPGAPAASAPQYEPPAATVSTFGGPDGSGGQ from the coding sequence ATGGCTGAACAGACCGAGCTCGACCTGCCGTCCCCTGCGCCCCAACCGGCGGCCGCAGCGAAGCGCGCAATTTTCGCGGGCTTCTCGTCCGTTCAGATCGTCGCGGGCCTTCTGGTCATTGGTGTCCTGATATGGGGGATGTGGGTCACAAAGGCGCTGATCACGCCCAAGCAGGAGCGGATCGTTTCCGCGCGGCTGTCCTCGATCGTCGGCGAGTATGTCCAGGCACAAGCGCGCTCCACCTCTCCGCCGGCGCAAGTCGAGGCGGAGATGCGCAAGTTCATGGCATCGCTGGACAAGGAGCTCGAGCGGCGAAGCTCGGGCGGTGAGATCGTGCTCGTCGGGGAAGCCGTTCTCACGAAGAATGTCCCCGACATCACCGACAAGCTGAAGGAGGCGGTCTATGCATCCGGCGTTGCTCGGCCGAAGCAAGCATCGGCTCTGGAGCTTCAGCAGCTCGAGCAGCAGGCCATGCTCGCGGCACAGCCGCAGCAGCCCATGACGGCGCAGCCCGCGGCGCCGGTCGGATACCCGGATCCCATGGCACCGGCGCCTATGATGCCCGGGGCGCCGGCCGCGTCAGCGCCCCAGTACGAGCCGCCGGCTGCCACCGTTTCAACCTTTGGAGGTCCCGATGGCAGCGGCGGTCAATGA
- a CDS encoding TraV family lipoprotein, with product MRNAALHSPWRRLGAPLLLSTALALGGCAALGGNVRGDFSCAAPDGVCAPSATIDDRALAMITADAAEGVALPADAAPRSTRDRSRLGSSRRTAATVPADPARTREKVLRIVFQPYIDERGRLHEKSAIHAVVASGEWQQSLAQTVPSNARLDYALGVPESLADAVDRVDPPGGSPGVGDPAAPDPDAVAAARARRGDPLETIKADVAARLAQKQKSPAAAAPADGVAHAPSVTASPAPLSPSGAPAGGHAREPAASAAPPTTISAAGEKAVERVKSDPAYRQIAGSAAKDARDAAADGTPVASKPNLSAPTVRAADFPASVPEDH from the coding sequence ATGAGAAACGCTGCGTTGCATAGCCCCTGGCGCCGTCTCGGCGCGCCGCTGCTGCTTTCGACCGCTCTTGCGCTTGGAGGTTGCGCAGCGCTCGGCGGAAATGTGCGCGGCGACTTTTCCTGCGCTGCTCCTGATGGCGTCTGCGCGCCGAGCGCAACGATCGATGACCGCGCGCTTGCCATGATTACGGCAGATGCAGCTGAAGGGGTCGCGCTTCCGGCTGACGCTGCCCCGCGTTCCACCAGGGATCGGAGCCGTCTTGGCTCATCGAGGCGGACCGCCGCCACTGTCCCCGCCGATCCAGCCCGGACGCGCGAGAAGGTGCTCAGGATCGTCTTCCAGCCCTACATCGACGAGCGCGGCCGCCTGCATGAGAAAAGCGCCATACATGCGGTCGTCGCGAGCGGTGAATGGCAGCAGAGCCTTGCGCAGACCGTCCCATCCAATGCGCGTCTGGACTACGCGCTAGGGGTCCCGGAGAGTCTGGCCGATGCCGTCGACCGCGTCGACCCGCCGGGTGGGTCGCCTGGTGTTGGGGATCCTGCTGCGCCGGATCCCGATGCCGTCGCTGCCGCGCGTGCGAGGAGAGGCGACCCGCTCGAGACAATCAAGGCGGATGTCGCCGCGCGGCTCGCGCAAAAGCAAAAAAGCCCAGCAGCCGCAGCCCCCGCGGATGGTGTTGCCCACGCACCATCCGTAACCGCCTCGCCGGCGCCCTTGTCCCCCTCTGGGGCGCCGGCGGGCGGCCATGCGAGGGAGCCGGCGGCTTCTGCGGCGCCGCCGACGACGATCTCTGCGGCGGGCGAAAAGGCCGTCGAACGGGTGAAAAGCGATCCCGCCTATCGGCAGATTGCCGGGTCCGCTGCGAAGGATGCGCGTGATGCCGCCGCTGATGGCACTCCCGTCGCCTCGAAGCCGAACCTATCTGCGCCGACCGTTCGCGCCGCGGACTTCCCCGCCTCAGTGCCGGAGGATCATTGA
- a CDS encoding DsbC family protein yields MSAIDRVRSLTRRSRLLVATGAALSVAGIALAADVGSAESQVQALLKARLPKTAVSAIDCGKIAGLCEITAGENLFYVDTSARYLVIGRVYDMQTRQDITAARLLEMNPDMLVGSSARANALAAGGEEEAGQQLAAAPARLERPASPAKARTLSLSSLPKDGAIVWGNPAGPTVTVFSDFRCGYCRALTGVLKDMNVRVVERPISVLGSRDLADRVYCAKNREAALHAAYAGQPIKGEASCNTAGLDANEAFAQRNGLNGTPVIVRSDGAMIEGYRPRAFLEAWLREARS; encoded by the coding sequence ATGTCCGCAATTGATCGTGTCCGCTCGCTCACTCGGCGATCGCGCCTTCTGGTTGCGACCGGCGCGGCCCTGAGCGTCGCGGGCATCGCGCTGGCCGCAGATGTGGGCAGCGCCGAAAGCCAGGTGCAGGCGCTCCTGAAGGCGCGGTTACCCAAGACTGCCGTGAGTGCGATCGACTGCGGCAAAATTGCGGGCCTGTGCGAGATCACCGCGGGCGAGAACCTATTCTATGTCGACACCAGCGCCCGCTATCTGGTGATCGGGCGCGTCTATGACATGCAGACCCGTCAGGACATAACGGCGGCGCGCCTGCTCGAGATGAACCCCGACATGCTGGTCGGCTCCTCCGCGCGGGCAAACGCGCTTGCCGCCGGCGGCGAGGAGGAGGCGGGCCAGCAGCTGGCGGCAGCACCTGCACGGCTCGAGCGGCCGGCAAGTCCCGCCAAGGCGCGAACGCTTTCGCTCTCGAGCCTGCCGAAGGATGGCGCGATCGTCTGGGGGAATCCGGCGGGCCCGACCGTCACGGTCTTTTCGGATTTTCGCTGCGGCTATTGCCGGGCGCTGACTGGCGTTCTCAAGGACATGAACGTGCGCGTGGTCGAGCGGCCGATCTCGGTGCTGGGAAGCCGGGATCTCGCCGACCGGGTTTACTGCGCCAAGAACCGCGAGGCTGCGCTCCATGCCGCCTATGCCGGGCAGCCGATAAAGGGCGAGGCTTCGTGCAACACGGCCGGCCTCGATGCGAACGAGGCCTTCGCGCAGCGGAACGGCCTCAATGGCACTCCCGTCATCGTGCGTAGCGATGGCGCGATGATCGAAGGATATCGCCCCCGGGCTTTCCTTGAAGCATGGCTTCGGGAGGCGCGGTCATGA
- a CDS encoding S26 family signal peptidase, giving the protein MAAAVNDAAKRGWRPNPKLWLLLGAFVGGSVALTGLADWSDDHLFLVNTTDSLPNWAFLIERGRLPAKGEFIFFDPPASALLRRHFGARPRMFGKKVYAVAGDVIAHDGMTVTINGVPTVRMKPFTKAGERLVPGATGVVPPGCYFAATPHKDGFDSRYAEIGFVCGRQVIGTGEPIL; this is encoded by the coding sequence ATGGCAGCGGCGGTCAATGACGCGGCGAAGCGGGGCTGGCGACCGAACCCGAAGCTTTGGCTTCTGCTTGGCGCCTTCGTCGGCGGAAGCGTTGCCCTGACAGGGCTGGCAGATTGGAGCGACGACCACCTTTTCCTCGTCAATACGACGGACTCCCTGCCGAACTGGGCCTTCCTCATCGAGCGGGGCCGCCTGCCTGCCAAGGGAGAGTTCATATTTTTCGATCCGCCGGCGAGCGCGCTGTTGCGCCGCCATTTTGGCGCCAGGCCAAGGATGTTTGGAAAGAAGGTCTATGCTGTCGCGGGAGACGTGATCGCGCATGACGGCATGACGGTAACGATCAACGGCGTTCCGACTGTTCGCATGAAGCCCTTCACCAAGGCGGGCGAACGCCTTGTGCCCGGTGCGACGGGGGTCGTGCCCCCAGGCTGCTATTTCGCGGCGACGCCGCACAAGGACGGCTTCGACAGTCGCTATGCCGAGATCGGCTTTGTTTGCGGCCGGCAAGTCATCGGAACCGGGGAGCCGATCCTGTGA
- a CDS encoding TraB/VirB10 family protein has translation MALFDFLNRKRPALDGASDEGVSPVASDLTANEAVRRKQRLLLAGVAGAGLILSSFWIFSGDEKGDKLADDGTSEVTVSTKDLVNRNLSQQEWMALSENRFQSTENQLKSIDGQNRRLEMLTAQVEALKGQNQAMQADGQRVLSAYQAENEQLRRQINARPAATPPAPGPAALYGPNGPQAYQRPDGAPGAAARGPVGTASEVKLVSFNTAETGNATRVAKGNTTYTDSVNYLPPNSFARAKVIVGVDASAGVNSQTDPLPVVLRVTGPARSVYQNGRLLTTKIEGCLINGAARGDLSSEKVYVKLQKMTCPQPGGRYAVSEVKGFIAFGGKTGVRGRVVSREGSLVTQAFLAGLAGGFGRGFSANANSVFQGTNITTNGQRDKLSTGEILEGGFGEGVAQSGDMVSKYLIERAEQYQPVIEMPTGIDVEIVFLEGVYVRN, from the coding sequence ATGGCATTATTCGATTTCCTGAATCGCAAGCGTCCCGCTCTTGATGGGGCTTCGGACGAGGGCGTATCTCCTGTCGCCAGCGATCTCACCGCGAACGAAGCCGTTCGCCGCAAGCAGCGCCTGCTGCTGGCCGGGGTGGCGGGCGCCGGCCTGATCCTCTCCTCGTTCTGGATCTTCAGCGGCGATGAGAAGGGCGACAAGCTCGCCGACGACGGCACGAGCGAGGTCACCGTTTCGACCAAGGACCTGGTGAACCGCAATCTCTCGCAGCAGGAGTGGATGGCGCTCTCGGAGAACCGCTTCCAGTCCACCGAAAATCAGTTGAAGTCGATCGACGGCCAGAACCGCCGGCTGGAGATGCTGACCGCCCAGGTGGAGGCGCTCAAGGGCCAGAACCAGGCAATGCAGGCCGACGGCCAGCGCGTGCTGTCGGCCTATCAAGCCGAGAACGAGCAGCTGCGGCGGCAGATCAATGCGCGCCCGGCCGCCACGCCGCCCGCGCCCGGCCCGGCGGCGCTCTACGGCCCGAACGGACCGCAGGCTTACCAGCGTCCCGACGGTGCCCCAGGCGCCGCGGCGCGCGGACCGGTGGGCACCGCAAGCGAGGTGAAGCTTGTCAGCTTCAACACGGCGGAGACGGGGAACGCCACGCGGGTCGCCAAAGGCAACACCACCTACACGGACAGCGTCAATTATTTGCCGCCGAACAGCTTCGCGAGGGCGAAGGTGATCGTCGGCGTCGACGCGAGCGCCGGCGTGAACAGCCAGACCGACCCGCTTCCGGTGGTGCTCCGCGTTACGGGGCCCGCGCGTTCGGTCTATCAGAACGGCCGGCTGCTTACGACCAAGATCGAAGGCTGTCTCATCAACGGCGCGGCGCGCGGCGATCTTTCGAGCGAGAAAGTCTACGTCAAGCTGCAAAAGATGACCTGCCCGCAGCCGGGCGGCCGCTACGCCGTGTCGGAGGTGAAGGGATTCATTGCCTTCGGCGGCAAGACCGGCGTGCGGGGAAGGGTGGTGTCCCGCGAGGGCTCGCTCGTCACCCAGGCGTTCCTGGCCGGGCTCGCCGGCGGCTTCGGCCGCGGCTTCTCCGCGAATGCCAACAGCGTGTTCCAGGGAACGAACATCACCACGAACGGGCAGCGCGACAAGCTTTCGACGGGCGAAATCCTCGAAGGCGGCTTTGGCGAAGGCGTCGCGCAGTCGGGCGACATGGTGTCGAAATATCTGATCGAGCGCGCCGAGCAATATCAGCCGGTGATCGAAATGCCGACCGGGATCGATGTCGAAATTGTTTTCTTGGAGGGTGTCTATGTCCGCAATTGA
- the traU gene encoding conjugal transfer pilus assembly protein TraU: protein MMRGLRPIFGTFLVVLFAIMLAPRAEAAGPTCNGKFVNPITDVCWSCLFPLSVGGLKIWPSGRPDTKNPASPICACADPLPRIGISVGFWEPARLADVTMKPWCFPNLGGVRIAPGFDIGQGYLAGPSMVGGRSQSTAKWHVHWYVYPLLYWMEILTDFVCFEQASFDIAYMTEVDPLWQDDSLAALINPEAIIFANPLAKAACAGDCVAGTVNLPLDQLFWCAGCQGSMYPLNGNIPASIGHVQSSRLALSRFAYKMHRQALAWGTMGSEGLCKKYLMPVMRKQQYRFQMTNPIPTVSGRFACSAIGASTMPPDAGRAYPAGGEDMGYLVWRKRNCCVL, encoded by the coding sequence ATGATGCGCGGACTTCGACCGATTTTCGGCACGTTTCTCGTCGTCCTGTTCGCCATCATGCTGGCGCCACGCGCCGAGGCTGCCGGTCCCACCTGCAATGGGAAGTTCGTCAACCCGATTACCGACGTCTGCTGGTCATGCCTGTTTCCGCTGTCGGTGGGCGGATTGAAGATCTGGCCGAGCGGCCGACCCGACACGAAGAACCCGGCGTCTCCCATATGCGCCTGTGCAGATCCTCTACCGCGCATCGGCATTTCCGTGGGCTTCTGGGAGCCTGCCCGCCTGGCGGACGTCACCATGAAGCCCTGGTGTTTTCCCAATCTTGGCGGAGTGCGCATCGCTCCGGGCTTCGATATCGGTCAGGGCTATCTGGCCGGCCCTTCGATGGTCGGCGGCAGGTCGCAGAGCACGGCCAAATGGCATGTGCATTGGTATGTCTATCCGCTGCTCTACTGGATGGAGATCCTTACGGATTTCGTCTGCTTCGAGCAGGCGAGCTTCGACATCGCCTATATGACCGAGGTCGATCCGCTCTGGCAGGATGACTCGCTTGCGGCGCTCATCAACCCCGAAGCGATCATTTTCGCAAATCCGCTCGCCAAGGCAGCCTGTGCGGGCGACTGCGTCGCCGGCACGGTGAACCTGCCGCTCGACCAGCTATTCTGGTGCGCAGGTTGTCAGGGGTCCATGTATCCCCTGAACGGGAACATCCCGGCGTCGATCGGCCATGTCCAGTCCTCGCGGCTCGCATTGTCGCGCTTTGCCTACAAGATGCACCGGCAGGCGCTCGCCTGGGGCACGATGGGCTCGGAAGGGCTGTGCAAGAAGTACCTCATGCCAGTCATGCGCAAACAGCAGTACCGGTTTCAGATGACCAATCCGATTCCGACGGTGAGCGGGCGCTTCGCCTGCTCGGCGATCGGAGCTTCGACAATGCCGCCGGATGCCGGTCGTGCCTATCCCGCGGGGGGCGAGGACATGGGCTATCTGGTCTGGCGCAAGCGCAACTGCTGCGTGCTGTGA
- the traC gene encoding type IV secretion system protein TraC: MAGKGGFFESLLSGILGDSQRPDADRPELGVPMLADWLPYRSFDAKTGVFYNSASRGFVIEAAPLIGADERTGEILTQFLSEAIPAPGCLQFHQWMSPRVSERLSRWYLPRYSARGVYERMAKHRIDFLTDGVWRSLSADAPFSLRNHRVAISYSTPESSSVSVEEIVAVMDGLISALASINVPARKMDPTDLIGWIDDITSPTTAAGEDVVNYNPLDPIADQAVRRDVELHIEPDRMLLRTERFRPTGATVDEAPEIGEILPDVFDVRSFSVRNLPSRWAPWDVARLIGDMFTDKLRMPCPVATNLCVEFPDPLASSNKASFKFMRTTSLADSKSARFLPQLREQSQEWRYVNDELRQGRKLVRVFFSVTSFSPKGRGDANERVLKSVYRAAGWDLLDDRYLQVMGLLCAMPMTMANGLARDLERMKRMRTLLTTTAANLAPIQGEYLGGQVPHLMLIGRRGQPFFWSPFENAAGNHNVAVFGKSGSGKSVTLQELCASLCGAGARVVVIDDGRSFEHSAKLQGGAFVEFTMSSGFCLNPFSMIDEELARSDEDYLLDCMAMLKAIVNQMSRHIDRLNDTERGLIDGAVNSVWSEKGRQGSIDDVIAALEATGNGLAMDLGIAMRPFSSAGTYGRFFQGEVSFELSAQLTVFELSDLSSREELRSVVLTAIMFMSQQMMRKVDRSVPKALLLDEAWQMLRGGAMADFIETYARTCRKYGAALVTATQSLNDYYKSAGSVAALENSDWFVILQQKPETIADFKKHDRFEMDDYTDALLRSLKINGREYSDILIKGPETLAVGRLVLDPFSATVYSSSPAIYAAIEALVARGLSMDEAIERVAFPGNPEKWASHEQVDVAEAAE; encoded by the coding sequence ATGGCGGGGAAGGGCGGCTTCTTCGAGAGCCTTCTTTCAGGGATCCTCGGCGACAGCCAGCGTCCCGATGCGGATCGGCCGGAGCTTGGCGTGCCCATGCTGGCCGACTGGCTCCCTTATCGCAGCTTCGACGCAAAGACGGGCGTGTTCTACAACAGCGCGTCGCGGGGCTTTGTGATCGAGGCAGCTCCCTTGATCGGTGCAGACGAACGGACAGGGGAGATCCTCACCCAGTTCCTTTCCGAAGCGATCCCCGCGCCGGGATGCCTGCAATTCCACCAGTGGATGAGTCCGCGCGTGTCCGAGCGTCTCTCGCGCTGGTATCTTCCGCGCTACTCGGCTCGCGGCGTCTACGAGCGCATGGCGAAGCACCGCATCGACTTCCTGACCGACGGGGTGTGGCGCTCGCTCTCCGCGGATGCGCCATTCTCGCTGCGGAACCACCGTGTGGCGATCTCCTACTCGACCCCGGAATCCTCGAGCGTGTCTGTCGAGGAAATCGTGGCGGTGATGGACGGTCTGATCTCGGCCCTCGCATCGATCAATGTGCCGGCCCGCAAGATGGATCCGACCGACCTCATCGGGTGGATCGACGACATAACCTCGCCGACCACTGCGGCGGGGGAGGACGTCGTCAACTACAATCCGCTCGATCCGATTGCGGACCAGGCGGTGCGCCGGGATGTGGAGCTTCACATCGAGCCCGATCGCATGCTGCTCAGAACCGAGCGATTTCGGCCAACCGGGGCGACGGTGGACGAGGCGCCCGAGATCGGTGAGATTCTGCCGGACGTCTTCGACGTTCGCTCATTCTCGGTCCGGAACCTGCCGAGCCGCTGGGCGCCGTGGGATGTCGCCCGGCTCATTGGCGACATGTTCACCGACAAGCTCAGGATGCCATGTCCGGTCGCGACAAATCTGTGCGTCGAGTTCCCCGATCCGCTGGCATCGTCGAACAAGGCGAGCTTCAAGTTCATGCGCACCACGAGCCTTGCGGACTCCAAGTCGGCGCGCTTCCTGCCGCAGCTGCGCGAGCAAAGCCAGGAATGGCGTTACGTCAACGACGAGCTGCGCCAGGGGCGCAAGCTGGTGCGTGTCTTCTTCAGCGTGACCTCCTTCTCGCCGAAGGGCAGGGGGGACGCCAACGAACGCGTGCTCAAATCGGTTTATCGCGCAGCGGGCTGGGACCTGCTCGACGATCGGTACCTGCAGGTGATGGGCCTTTTGTGCGCCATGCCCATGACAATGGCGAACGGGCTTGCACGCGACCTCGAGCGCATGAAGCGGATGCGCACATTGCTCACGACAACGGCGGCGAACCTGGCCCCGATCCAGGGCGAGTATCTCGGCGGCCAGGTGCCGCATCTCATGCTCATCGGTCGGCGTGGACAACCCTTCTTCTGGAGTCCGTTCGAGAATGCGGCGGGCAACCACAATGTCGCCGTCTTCGGCAAATCGGGGTCGGGCAAATCCGTGACGCTGCAGGAGCTCTGTGCCTCCCTTTGCGGTGCCGGCGCGCGCGTCGTCGTGATCGACGACGGTCGCTCCTTCGAGCACTCCGCCAAGCTCCAGGGCGGCGCGTTCGTCGAATTTACGATGTCGTCCGGCTTCTGCCTCAACCCCTTCAGCATGATCGATGAGGAGCTGGCCCGCAGCGACGAGGATTACCTGCTCGACTGCATGGCGATGCTCAAAGCCATCGTGAACCAGATGTCGCGCCACATCGACCGGCTGAACGATACCGAGCGTGGCCTCATCGACGGGGCCGTTAACAGCGTCTGGAGCGAAAAGGGACGCCAGGGCTCGATCGACGACGTGATCGCTGCGCTCGAAGCCACCGGAAATGGCCTTGCCATGGATCTTGGCATCGCCATGCGCCCCTTTTCGTCGGCAGGGACGTACGGGCGATTTTTCCAGGGCGAGGTATCGTTCGAACTGTCGGCGCAGCTCACGGTGTTCGAGCTCTCCGACCTTTCATCCCGCGAGGAACTGCGCAGCGTCGTGCTGACCGCGATCATGTTCATGTCGCAGCAGATGATGCGCAAAGTCGATCGTTCGGTCCCGAAGGCGCTGCTTCTGGATGAAGCGTGGCAGATGCTGCGCGGCGGTGCGATGGCCGATTTCATCGAGACCTATGCTCGCACCTGCCGGAAATATGGCGCGGCGCTGGTGACGGCGACGCAGTCCCTGAACGATTACTATAAGTCGGCCGGGTCCGTCGCGGCGCTGGAGAACTCCGACTGGTTCGTCATTCTCCAGCAGAAGCCCGAGACAATCGCGGACTTCAAGAAGCACGACCGCTTTGAGATGGACGACTATACCGACGCGCTGCTGCGGTCCTTGAAGATCAACGGCCGCGAATATTCCGACATCCTTATCAAGGGCCCCGAGACCCTGGCCGTCGGCAGGCTGGTGCTCGATCCGTTCTCGGCCACCGTCTATTCGTCGAGCCCGGCTATCTACGCGGCGATCGAGGCGCTGGTCGCGCGAGGGCTAAGCATGGATGAGGCGATCGAACGGGTCGCCTTCCCCGGCAATCCGGAAAAGTGGGCGTCGCACGAGCAAGTCGACGTTGCCGAGGCGGCGGAGTAG